One Ostrea edulis chromosome 2, xbOstEdul1.1, whole genome shotgun sequence genomic region harbors:
- the LOC125680265 gene encoding uncharacterized protein LOC125680265 encodes MSNMSNDKEKIRNLHNKLLSAVALDYLDKSFNGGHDHRRFLLNCRKHLTTPREQSITNVTDVLDLFERKGIMSPGDYQILKDMVKDVNQQIVHLIEETEQSINRIKEGPESDKEKANDESSETKASYPARTHPDETKGATHIHNTFHIGSISANGGMVAFANAGNGKIEQKKQK; translated from the exons AAGGAGAAGATTAGAAATCTCCATAACAAACTCCTATCAGCAGTGGCCCTGGATTACTTGGATAAGTCTTTCAATGGCGGACATGATCACCGGCGATTTCTACTGAACTGCAGAAAACACCTTACAACACCGAGAGAGCAATCAATCACCAACGTTACCGACGTACTGGATTTGTTTGAGCGGAAAGGTATCATGTCGCCAGGAGACTATCAGATATTAAAAGACATGGTGAAAGATGTCAATCAACAAATTGTACACCTGATAGAAGAAACAGAACAAAGTATTAACAGGATTAAAGAAGGACCTGAAAGTGACAAGGAGAAAGCGAATGACGAAAGCAGCGAGACAAAGGCGTCATATCCGGCCAGGACACATCCCGACGAAACAAAGGGCGCCACTC ATATTCACAACACATTTCACATTGGTAGCATAAGTGCCAATGGAGGCATGGTCGCCTTTGCAAACGCAGGAAATGGAAAGATCGAGCAGAAGAAACAGAAGTGA